The following are encoded in a window of Malassezia japonica chromosome 7, complete sequence genomic DNA:
- the ALG14 gene encoding N-acetylglucosaminyldiphosphodolichol N-acetylglucosaminyltransferase (COG:S; TransMembrane:2 (i53-73o85-106i); EggNog:ENOG503P4FV), whose amino-acid sequence MVSSGDTFSLAKAQAFEEARRGSPKLAAHPLQALEIPRARSVGQSWLTTPFTLAWSFLFCILHIGIAPLVSYWTHATPLPVVDVVLMNGPATCVPVVLVAHMLRFFSLPSPRLVYIESFARVRSLSLSAKILRKIVDQFVVQWPSADPKAICYGVLV is encoded by the exons ATGGTATCGTCGGGCGATACGTTTAGTCTTGCGAAAGCACAGGCGTTCGAGGAAGCACGGCGGGGCTCGCCCaagctcgctgcgcatccCCTGCAGGCCCTCGAGATTCCGCGTGCGCGATCGGTCGGCCAGAGCTGGCTCACGACGCCCTTTACGCTGGCATGGAGTTTCCTGTTTTGTATACTACATATTGGAattgcgccgctcgtgtCGTACTGGACGCACGCTacgccgctgccggtgGTCGATGTGGTGCTGATGAACGGCCCTGCGACGTGCGTGCCTGTGGTGCTTGTCGCGCACATGCTGCGG TTCTTTTCCCTGCCCTCGCCCCGCCTCGTCTATATCGAGTCGTTTGCGCGTGTCCGCTCGCTCTCCCTCTCGGCCAAGATCTTGCGAAAGATTGTAGATCAGTTTGTGGTGCAATGGCCCTCGGCGGATCCCAAGGCCATATGCTATGGAGTGCTTGTATAG
- a CDS encoding uncharacterized protein (EggNog:ENOG503PKZU) — MYLNATAAEPVVATNAPVYVDAVPEPKLASVSHVALDAIAAAIWGSPFYDTEFLVKHKGKDQSLFLHSNVVKASCPVLYKKMQAGTTIELDAMETAPPPGNARRAPAATPNRRPAPGPVSRTAADDEEVLLDDSDDEFDDATIDDASTVQSANFVPAARTPAARPTNAMPPPAVPPSINESTTSLATTHSNGSATRSTSIFSRLMKKKSVRNNLGDSSFSSQPSGADAGRLRRYSANADENGPISVPNTSTGGASMYNARSAGAPAGAPAGASGASGAPPSAPGTPRSGARRNGNKPSAAAPRPQSGVKRFRVTGATPRSVQALIFYLYTSQAHFVSTPHQSPHSDATSLHEEANELLGDGSKQSPSLWPPTFSSKAAYCLGHQLELRDLSMRAFDHLTLNLSPRTVLADLLSPFGDRFAEVQRAQLDFITMHWEEVKTRPDFAPTIENLVHGEYPNSSKSLFHLFSKLSIRSY, encoded by the exons ATGTACCTGAACGCTACTGCTGCTGAGCCGGTTGTTGCGACCAACGCGCCCGTCTATGtcgacgcggtgcccgAGCCGAAGCTTGCATCGGTGAGCCACGTTGCGCTGGacgcgatcgccgccgctATCTGGGGCTCGCCCTTCTACGACACCGAGTTCCTCGTGAAGCACAAAGGCAAGGACCAGAGCCTCTTTTTGCACAGCAACGTCGTCAAGGCATCGTGCCCGGTGTTATACAAGA AAATGCAGGCGGGCACGACAATCGAGCTGGACGCGATGGAGACGGCGCCACCGCCGGGCAACGcccgccgtgcgccggccgcgacgccgaacCGCCGTCCCGCGCCGGGCCCGGTGTCGCGCACTGCcgcggacgacgaagaggtgctgctcgacgactcggacgacgagttTGATGATGCGACGATCGACGACGCCTCGACCGTGCAGAGCGCCAACTTTGTCCCGGCCGCCCGcacgcctgctgcgcgccctACGAAcgccatgccgccgcccgccgtgCCGCCTAGCATCAACGAGTCGACAACGAGCCTCGCGACGACGCACTCGAacggctcggcgacgcgctcgacgagcatcTTCTCGCGCCTGATGAAGAAGAAGAGCGTGCGCAACAACCTCGGCGACTCCTCCTTCTCGTCGCAGCCGAGTGGCGCAGACGCtgggcgcctgcgtcgctACTCGGCGAATGCCGACGAGAATGGCCCGATCAGCGTGCCGAACACGTCGACGGGTGGCGCTTCGATGTACAATGCACGTTCGGCTGGTGCGCCTGCCGGTGCGCCTGCCGGTGCGTCCGGTGCGTCCGGTGCGCCTCCTTCGGCGCctggcacgccgcgctcgggcgcgcgccgcaacgGCAACAagccgtcggcggcggcccccCGCCCCCAGTCGGGTGTGAAGCGTTTCCGTGTGACGGGTGCGACGCCGCGTTCGGTCCAGGCGCTAATCTTTTATCTGTACACGAGCCAGGCGCACTTTGTCTCGACGCCCCACCAGTCGCCGCACAGCGATGCGACGTCGCTGCACGAAGAGGCCaacgagctcctcggcgacggctcCAAGCAGAGCCCCTCGCTCTGGCCGCCGACCTTTTCGAGCAAGGCTGCCTACTGCCTGGGccaccagctcgagctgcgtgacCTGTCGATGCGTGCCTTTGACCACCTGACGCTGAACCTGTCGCCCCGCACCGTCCTTGCCGACCTCCTGTCGCCGTTTGGCGACCGCTttgccgaggtgcagcgtgcgcagctcgacttTATTACGATGCACTGGGAGGAGGTCAAGACGCGCCCCGACTTTGCCCCGACGATTGAAAACCTCGTGCATGGCGAGTACCCTAACTCGAGCAAGAGTCTCTTCCACCTCTTCTCCAAGCTGAGCATCCGTAGCTACTAA
- a CDS encoding uncharacterized protein (TransMembrane:5 (o12-30i51-75o87-117i129-150o186-210i); EggNog:ENOG503NX88; BUSCO:EOG09264W1U; COG:S) produces the protein MVAGFANAPLTKAAIVCMALGSLVVSLLAAKPYFQFRWTPHIAKYGQYWQALTYHVVYTNSSEMLLGSLILYHAARMVERAFGTKKMGLFLLITCLLHSLLSLAWGIAVGGAVALLPTKLQMRPWIEKLGAGYLPGGPFGALGALVYQFYQTTPPLWTMRISELEITDRVLVAVPMLLLAFSQPPYSVVSVALGVLASVTYSAAFATFAIPDTVYRPLSRILGPWVGETRLPTVVPSALRSSLFSAPPTRSGTPQMPSYIPAHVQYMMIFCPRLTQHLAAEDPARLADQILYYTSLENAVAQATIVRQVALANALTDFASSVHRQHHPETGLRRLAVGSKARRLILVEVQPHFWLHVCITTAQWIPPNRKPQRLPWLVEEWAQRQLQDAWDIWQVLEQRLENHFSKWVWQWDVEHQRASPLHASAPPPTPIGIVAETVPELGGCTFVDAEHLAKPLQWFDGAVSAMDGEKPLDLVLLRDDQVLWPTAHSSAATGGLGAQDRRKTAMYVLAHLVGLDKAREDDVKARARAHASAQASDDEPGLLSQPLPGVGAVADFFSGSSAWLGLDKMWPGDGEKRQSQSPSKPVRTSSPLIPKGKGSASETPATREPKETARLPKQPPAHLAPIDTKVASTPPRTSPAQGALPALTDSPVSTPVAPELDQEPQEAQLPASLSTPDTPTEANTDIPFPVRLREPAKLFTTSAPFQAFHERISQAIGTTKDTDTEAPTSSTSETTPSNTDVYDVTQAYAACVVANLPEPQSSPLRPSIGKRTTEASVPQVAKEQAVASFAPAPAPAAPTPPFLPRSNSERQFPAISASRAAWYNSPARPSSPATYLPHDPALDGWGEETPAKWHHAHLALDDGVHITYTTRKLLTIVLIWRTKPADADAWLALSWELLRRTQRVVNDAHLRASDSPLDYLHMDDTAALSLNELSTIRRASKEVRANVEGQLLASERMLQRHHVKETLAREENGAFWVAARAAHSDRDDVARTFLVLHGSEQRRYGIAECDHQMRRLAAQHSDFNL, from the exons ATGGTAGCGGGCTTTGCGAACGCGCCGCTGACCAAAG cggcCATCGTGTGTATGGCACTGGGGTCTCTGGTGGTgtcgctgctcgccgccaAGCCCTATTTTCAGTTCCGATGGACGCCGCACATCGCGAAATATGGACAGTACTGGCAGGCGCTGACCTACCATGTCGTGTATACCAATAGCTCCGAGATGCTGCTGGGGTCTTTGATCCTGTAccatgcggcgcgcatggtcgagcgcgcgttTGGGACGAAAAAGATGGGG ctctTTCTCCTCATTACCTGCCTACTGCACTCGCTCCTCTCGCTCGCGTGGGGCATCGCCGTGGGCGGTGCAGTCGCACTGCTCCCGACAAAGCTCCAAATGCGCCCGTGGATCGAGAAACTGGGCGCTGGGTACCTCCCAGGGGGTCCGTTTggcgccttgggcgccCTTGTCTATCAGTTCTACCAGACGACGCCACCGCTGTGGACGATGCGCATCAGCGAACTGGAAATCACCGACCGTGTGCTTGTGGCCGTTCCCATGCTCTTG CTCGCCTTCTCCCAGCCGCCGTACTCGGTGGTGTCtgtggcgctcggcgtgcttgCCTCGGTGACCTACAGCGCGGCGTTTGCTACGTTTGCTATTCCCGACACGGTCTACCGCCCACTCAGCCGAATCCTCGGTCCATGGGTCGGCGAGACACGCCTCCCA ACGGTCGTGCCGTCTGCACTGCGCTCTTCGCTCTtttcggcgccgccgacacGGTCGGGCACGCCGCAGATGCCGTCGTATATCCCGGCGCATGTACAGTACATGATGATCTTTTGCCCGCGGCTcacgcagcacctcgcggcCGAAGAtccggcgcgcctcgccgaccaaATTCTGTACTATACGAGCCTCGAGAACGCCGTAGCGCAGGCGACGATTGTGCGCCAGGTCGCGCTGGCCAATGCACTAACCGATttcgcctcgtcggtgcACCGCCAGCACCACCCAGAGACGGGCCTCCGCCGGCTCGCCGTGGGGTCCAAGGCCCGGCGCCTGAttctcgtcgaggtccagCCGCATTTCTGGCTGCATGTC TGTATCACGACCGCACAGTGGATTCCGCCGAATCGCaagccgcagcgcctgccgtggctcgtcgaggaatgggcgcagcgccagctccAGGACGCTTGGGATATCTGGCAG GTgctggagcagcgcctcgagaacCACTTTTCGAAATGGGTCTGGCAATGGGacgtcgagcaccagcGTGCATCGCCACTGCACGCCtcggcaccgccgccgacgccgataGGGATCGTCGCAGAAACGGTACCGGAGCTGGGCGGATGCACATttgtcgacgccgagcacctcgccaagCCTCTGCAGTGGTTCGACGGTGCGGTAAGCGCAATGGACGGCGAGAAACCACTGGATTTGGTcttgctgcgcgacgaccaaGTCCTCTGGCCCACGGCAcactcgagcgcggctACGGGAGGCTTAGGTGCGCAGGACCGCAGAAAGACGGCCATGTAtgtcctcgcgcacctcgtggGACTCGACAAGGCGCGTGAAGACGATGTCAAGGCACGCGCCCGGGCGCATGCCTCGGCGCAAgcctcggacgacgagccgggGCTCCTCTCGCAGCCGTTGCCGGGGGTGGGAGCCGTGGCCGACTTTTTCTCGGGAAGCTCGGCTTGGCTGGGACTCGACAAGATGTGGCCGGGCGACGGGGAGAAGCGCCAAAGTCAAAGTCCTTCGAAGCCGGTACGCACTAGTAGTCCTTTGATTCCCAAAGGCAAGGGCAGTGCGAGCGAGACGCCGGCCACACGCGAACCAAAAGAGACGGCTCGTCTACCCAAGCAGCCCCCTGCCCATCTTGCCCCAATCGATACCAAAGTCGCGTCTACGCCTCCGCGGACCAGCCCCGCCCAAGGCGCGCTTCCTGCCTTGACCGATTCGCCTGTTTCCACGCCGGTGGCTCCTGAGCTGGACCAAGAGCCCCAGGAGGCACAGCTTCCGGCCTCGCTAAGCACGCCGGACACGCCTACCGAAGCCAACACCGATATACCCTTCCCtgtgcgcctgcgtgaGCCGGCCAAGCTCTTTACAACGAGTGCGCCCTTCCAGGCCTTTCACGAGCGCATATCACAGGCAATCGGCACGACCAAAGACACGGATACAGAGGCGcccacgtcgagcacgtcggaAACGACACCTTCGAACACGGACGTATACGACGTCACGCAGGCGTACGCGGCGTGTGTCGTCGCGAACCTGCCTGAGCCGCAATCGTCGCCACTGCGCCCATCGATTGGAAAGCGCACGACCGAAGCCAGTGTGCCGCAAGTCGCAAAGGAACAAGCGGTAGCAAGTTTTGCCCCTGCCCCTGCACCTGCGGCTCCTACTCCTCCTTTTCTGCCACGCAGCAACTCGGAGCGCCAGTTTCCGGCCATatcggcgtcgcgtgcggcaTGGTACAATTCTCCTGCACGCCCAAGCAGCccggcgacgtacctccCGCACGACCCTGCGCTCGATGGCTGGGGCGAGGAGACGCCCGCCAAGTGGCACCatgcgcaccttgcgctcgaTGATGGTGTGCACATTACATATACCACT cgcaaaCTCCTTACGATCGTGCTAATCTGGCGCACGAAACCGGCCGATGCCGATGCATGGCTCGCCCTGTCGTGGGAGCttttgcggcgcacgcagcgcgtcgtaaacgacgcgcacctgcgTGCGTCCGACAGCCCGCTCGACTACCTGCACATGGACGACACGGCGGCCCTGTCGCTGAACGAGCTTTCGACGATCCGGCGTGCCTCGAAAGAAGTGCGTGCGAATGTTGAGGGGCAGCTCCTTGCATCTGAGCGCATGCTCCAGCG gcacCATGTCAaagagacgctcgcgcgcgaagAGAACGGCGCATTTTgggtcgctgcgcgcgcggcgcactcggaCCGCGACGATGTCGCGCGCACGTTTCTGGTGCTGCATGGCagcgagcagcggcgctaCGGTATTGCCGAGTGCGACCACCAGATGCGCCGCTTggccgcgcagcacagCGACTTTAATTTGTAG
- the TIM23 gene encoding Mitochondrial import inner membrane translocase subunit tim23 (EggNog:ENOG503NW8D; COG:U; BUSCO:EOG09264NC7), translated as MWPFSSQKESSAPAAAPAQDSSATEYLRSHSFEQPQETAPTEAPTAASLLHNTALDPAKLHPLAHIREDDLEYLDIEDDRPNTLEGARTALPSRGWSDDLCYGTGTTYLGGLTVGSLMGLREGLTRPLGIDSPTFRLRMNAVLNQVTRRSTFIGNSAGVIAMTYNLFDASIDALRGKHDIYGSMASGALSGALFRCTAGPRAMLVSSSIMVGIAATWTGAKKAFLE; from the coding sequence ATGTGGCCCTTCTCCTCGCAGAAAGAGAGCTccgcgcctgctgctgcgcctgcgcaggaTTCCAGCGCAACGGAATACCTGCGCAGCCACTCGTTTGAACAGCCGCAAGAGACTGCGcccaccgaggcgccgaccgcTGCGAGTCTCTTGCACAACACGGCGCTGGACCCCGCCAAGCTGCACCCCCTCGCGCACATCCGCGAGGACGATCTCGAGTACCTGGACATTGAGGACGACAGGCCCAACACTCTCGAGGGTGCGCGGaccgcgctgccgagccgcggctGGAGCGACGACCTGTGCTACGGCACCGGCACGACCTACCTCGGTGGCCTGACGGTCGGTAGCTTGATGGGCCTGCGTGAGGGCCTTACGCGCccgctcggcatcgactCGCCGACTTTCCGCCTGCGCATGAATGCGGTGCTGAACCAGGTCACCCGCCGCAGCACCTTTATTGGCAACAGCGCGGGTGTGATTGCCATGACATACAACCTCTTTGATGCGTCCATCGACGCCCTGCGTGGCAAGCACGACATCTACGGCAGCATGGCCTCGGGTGcgctcagcggcgcgctcttccGGTGCACCGCCGGCCCGCGTGCGATGCtcgtctcgagctcgatcATGGTCGGCATCGCGGCCACATGGACGGGCGCCAAGAAGGCGTTCCTCGAGTAA
- the TYR1 gene encoding prephenate dehydrogenase (NADP(+)) (EggNog:ENOG503NVI5; BUSCO:EOG09262CBI; COG:E): MEKESLEVGIIGMGDMGRLYAHKLHAAGWKHVNVCDRAEQFEQLHKDVANGPAPGLRVLRNGHEVARRSDFVMYSVEAGNLDKVVAEYGPSHKVGAIVAGQTSVKAPERAAFEKHLPDDISIISCHSLHGPHVDPTGQPLVLIQHRGSDEQLHLVERILACLQSRYVYMSYDEHDLVTANTQAVTHAAFLTMGTAWSQSQEYPWETGMYPGGIEMVKIYLCLRIYGAKWHVYAGLALLNPAARIQVKQYAASATALFKLMLTGNYEALVQRVFAARRSVFHWADDQEGDDALISDAMLDKFYVIAQRVNHGEERAKEAVAAVRTLDPPPNSHLSLLAIADCWHILHIDPYRHLELAATPVFRMWIGVTQYLFRSPERVIAACKAAMDDRLFRSDDLEFVVAARGWAQAVQFGDFDAYQKRFEMTREFFEPRLAQANKVGAEMLRQLSTAK, encoded by the coding sequence ATGGAGAAAGAGTCCCTGGAGGTGGGCATCATTGGCATGGGCGACATGGGTCGCCTGTACGCCCACAAACTGCACGCTGCCGGCTGGAAGCATGTCAATGTGTGTGACCGTGCGGAGCAGTTTGAGCAGCTGCATAAAGACGTTGCCAACGGTCCTGCGCCCGGCCTGCGCGTCCTCCGCAACGGCCACGAAGTCGCGCGCCGTAGCGACTTTGTGATGTACTCGGTCGAGGCGGGGAACCTCGACAaggtcgtcgccgagtACGGCCCCTCGCACAAGGTCGGCGCGATCGTCGCGGGTCAGACGTCGGTCAAGGCGCcagagcgcgccgctttCGAAAAGCACCTGCCGGACGACATTTCGATCATTTCGTGCCACTCGCTGCACGGCCCGCACGTCGATCCGACTGGCCAGCCGCTCGTATTGATCCAGCACCGTGGATCAGACGAGCAGttgcacctcgtcgagcgcatcctcgcgTGTCTGCAGTCGCGTTACGTCTACATGAGCTACGACGAGCATGATCTCGTCACGGCCAATACCCAAGCAGTGACCCACGCGGCGTTCCTCACGATGGGCACCGCGTGGAGCCAGTCGCAAGAGTACCCGTGGGAGACGGGCATGTACCCTGGCGGGATCGAGATGGTCAAGATCTACCTCTGCCTGCGTATTTACGGCGCAAAGTGGCACGTCTACGcgggccttgcgctgctgaaTCCCGCAGCGCGCATCCAGGTGAAGCAgtacgcggcgagcgccacggcgctcTTCAAGCTGATGCTCACAGGCAATtacgaggcgctggtccAGCGGGTGTttgccgcacgccgcagcgtcTTTCACTGGGCGGACGACCAGGaaggcgacgacgcgctgatCAGCGACGCGATGCTCGACAAGTTTTACGtcattgcgcagcgcgtcaaCCACGGTgaggagcgcgccaaggaggCGGTCGCAGCGGTCAGGACGCTCGATCCCCCGCCGAACTCGCACCTGTCGCTGCTGGCGATCGCCGACTGCTGGCACATTCTGCACATCGACCCTTACCGccacctcgagctcgctgcgACGCCCGTCTTTCGCATGTGGATCGGCGTGACGCAGTACCTCTTCCGCTCGCCGGAGCGCGTGATTGCCGCGTGCAAGGCGGCGATGGACGACCGTCTCTTTCGCTCCGACGACCTCGAGTTTGtggtcgccgcgcggggctgggcgcaggccgtgcagTTTGGCGACTTTGACGCGTACCAAAAGCGCTTCGAGATGACGCGCGAGTTCTTTGAACCGCGCCTCGCACAGGCAAACAAGGTCGGCGCAGAGATGCTCAGGCAGCTCTCTACGGCCAAGTAA
- a CDS encoding uncharacterized protein (EggNog:ENOG503P66T), translating to MHRSAPLWNAVVRDSDQETGLYYHDLGKGEWAVSLLERAPKGPSSLSVIGKIAPQNASPDEFVRANPDKINMNPAFWDALHQVLKEQIPDDVQLQFEADMRGDGWAHLCDARHFAMPGRISPPEAIFGSVAFTESKLAPETYERNATYRFAVKHEGPMKLRENWLDALRAHIKKHEN from the exons ATGCACCGCAGCGCTCCGCTTTGGAACGCGGTCGTGCGCGATAGCGATCAAGAGACGGGACTTTACTACCACGATCTCGGGAAGGGCGAGTGGGCCGTGAGCCTGCTCGAAAGGGCGCCCAAGGGCCCTTCGAGCCTGTCGGTCATTGGAAAGATCGCGCCGCAGAACGCGTCACCGGACGAGTTCGTGCGTGCTAATCCCGACAAGATTAACATGAACCCCGCGTTCTGGGACGCGCTCCACCAGGTGCTCAAGGAGCAGATTCCCGACGACGTCCAGCTGCAGTTTGAGGCGGACATGCGCGGGGACGGATGGGCGCACCTGTGCG ACGCACGCCACTTTGCAATGCCGGGCCGCATCTCGCCTCCCGAGGCCATCTTTGGCAGCGTGGCCTTCACCGAGTCGAAGCTCGCGCCGGAGACGTACGAGCGCAACGCGACGTATCGCTTTGCTGTGAAGCACGAGGGGCCGATGAAGCTGCGTGAGAACTGGCTTGATGCGCTCCGTGCTCACATCAAGAAGCACGAAAACTAA
- a CDS encoding uncharacterized protein (EggNog:ENOG503P2XM; COG:U), with amino-acid sequence MTSLPAEIEQAAREPQRLPTLRASAQRSGARRDAAAAPPPTPAPVPPRRGPQRNPEFSETSRLVVLRDDHEPVAGPSRLPEQGQEAPKQMPVRRDWSSLPLNDAPGWPASTPPKPSRHAAFHDSIQRDFEARSQFFQNHDRRLASPPRLVSSENTPPAFFSEAFPHINVQDAQSVHETEDPEIAAPWPFAQRPPPPPSRSPVFATDVHVRGWQRIGSYARGYVVFDVYVKAKSQGHSLPSHKRYNSFAALAERLCTEVPEHAEHLPPLPPRHKGILHKYLPSFLEQRRRALQHWLSATLLDPRWGGTRAYREWVLER; translated from the exons ATGACGTCGCTGCCGGCAGAgatcgagcaggcggcgcgggaGCCTCAGCGTTtgccgacgctgcgtgcgtcTGCACAGCGGTCAGGAGCAAGGCGGGAtgcggccgcagcgccgccgccaactcctgcgcctgtgccgcCCCGGCGAGGGCCCCAGCGTAACCCAGAGTTTTCCGAGACGTCGCGCCTggtcgtgctgcgcgacgaccatGAGCCGGTGGCCGGCCCCAGCCGCCTCCCTGAGCAAGGGCAAGAGGCTCCGAAGCAGATGCCGGTCCGCCGCGACTGGAGCAGTCTGCCGCTGAACGATGCGCCTGGATGGcccgcgtcgacgccgccgaagccgtcgcggcacgctgcgttTCACGATAGTATCCAGCGCGACTTTGAGGCACGCTCGCAGTTCTTTCAGAACCACGACCGGAGGCTTGCCTCGCCGCCACGGCTTGTTTCTTCCGAAAATACGCCGCCAGCCTTTTTCTCCGAGGCGTTTCCCCACATTAACGTGCAGGATGCGCAAAGTGTGCACGAGACGGAGGACCCAGAGA TCGCTGCTCCCTGGCCCTTTGCCCAGCGCCCCCCTCCCCCCCCGTCGCGTTCGCCTGTATTTGCTACTGATGTGCATGTGCGTGGCTGGCAGCGCATTGGGTCGTATGCCCGGGGCTATGTCGTTTTTGATGTATACGTAAAGGCCAAATCG CAGGGCCATTCGCTCCCGTCGCACAAGCGGTACAATTCGTTTGccgcgcttgccgagcggctGTGTACCGAGGTgcccgagcacgccgagcacctgcCGCCGCTTCCTCCGCGGCACAAAGGCATCCTGCACAAGTACCTGCCCTCgttcctcgagcagcggcggcgggcgctgcagcactggctcagcgcgacgctgctcgaccCCCGGTGGGGCGGTACACGCGCCTATCGTGAATGGGTGCTCGAACGGTAG
- the MRPL2 gene encoding 54S ribosomal protein L2 mitochondrial (COG:J; EggNog:ENOG503NYA4; BUSCO:EOG09264ZDZ), whose translation MLGTLGAVRTASLRIATPLQTALMPSSALARPGLETLPTFAFGGAIQTRNSAKRGGGTTKNNRNSAGRRLGVKRSGSMFVYPGEILVRQRGTSWHAGENVKMGRDHTLYATEPGVVWFYKPQQAQKHAEQKPALGELPLRLLKPTTITQATPEAVKPHPSSPRRERRYVGVALSRELSLPTKIGAPRPRRFDKIDLNALEREKELRRKGIEPIALDPSLA comes from the exons ATGCTGGGCACGCtgggcgcggtgcgcaccgcgtcgctgcgcatcgcTACGCCGCTGCAGACGGCGCTGATGCCGTCGAGTGCACTCGCACGGCCGggcctcgagacgctgccgACGTTTGCGTTCGGTGGTGCGATCCAGACGCGTAACTCGGCCAAGCGCGGCGGTGGTACGACCAAGAACAACCGCAACAGTGCGGGTCGCCGCTTGGGTGTCAAGCGCTCGGGAT CGATGTTTGTGTACCCGGGCGAGATcctcgtgcgccagcgcggcacgtcgtGGCACGCAGGCGAAAACGTCAAGATGGGCCGCGACCATACTCTGTACGCCACAGAGCCGGGCGTCGTCTGGTTCTACAAGCCGCAGCAGGCACAGAAGCATGCCGAGCAGAAGCCGGCACTGGGGGAGCTGCCGCTCCGCCTCTTGAAGCCGACGACGATCACACAGGCGACGCCGGAAGCGGTCAAGCCGCACCCTTCGTCGCcccgccgcgagcggcggtaCGTCGGCGTGGCGCTCAGCCGCGAGCTCTCGCTGCCGACCAagatcggcgcgccgcggccacgcCGCTTTGATAAGATTGACCTgaacgcgctcgagcgcgaaaaggagctgcggcgcaagggCATTGAGCCGATTGCGCTTGATCCATCCCTTGCGTAG